Sequence from the Fusarium oxysporum Fo47 chromosome VI, complete sequence genome:
GTATCTCCAAGGTGTTGTCATGatttcttcttcgtcaacagcatcaaccAGCTTGTGAAAGTCAGGATGGAAGCCAGCCTCGTCGAGCTTCTTTTTCATCAACCccttcttgtctttgacttGAGGTAGCTCTGCGGCTTCAGGCCCTGTAGTCCATGCCATGCCGAGAAATAGGGAggcttcatcctcgtcataGTTTTTGGGTTTGAGGATATCTGAGCCATCTGCATTTGATGTCTTTTTGGTAGATGATAGGCATTCTGGTAGATACACAGCGGCAAATACTTTGACCTTGGAGTTGCCGGTGTAAATGGTTCCTTTTTCTAGAAGCTGTCTCGGCAAAGTCTGTAGTACAGACCACGGTAAATGGCATTTTCCTAAGTAACCACCGTGTCCAGGCGTCACCtcggtgatgatgttgttcaGTCCAATCTGTTTGTTGATGCGGCTTCCGCTTCCTTCGGCAGATATGAGGACATCGCAGTCGTGGTGGGTATCGTCGCTGAAGTGAACCCTGATGCTGCTTTGTCCAGCTACCTCTCCTTGAAGTACTTCATGCCTAACATACTTCTTGCCAAACCGAATAGCATCCCTCTCCTGAAGTGGCTTCTGAAGAAAGTTCCGAAGTCGTGTTCGTGCGATCGGGGCACTCTTCTCATACACAGGAGCCTTACTCAAGTCAATCAGGACCTTCAAGTCGGAAGGACTGAATATACAAGGTGCTGATGAAACCACGCCCCCCGATTTACCGAAGCAGGGCAGTAGGGCAGAATATTGATCTTTTGTCAAACAGGCTTTGAACCCGATGAGCGCGTGAGCGCCAAGGCGGATTTGGTAGCCTCCCCGTTCTGAACCAGCTTCGTCGCGTTCGAAGACTGTAACGTCGATTTGACCGTCGgctttgttgatgaggccgTTTGCTAGACATGCGCCGGCGAGGCCACCGCCGACTatgatgactttgagagGAGCCATTGAGGAACTACCGGTCTGATGCTGTTGTTCGTCAAGTGAGATAGTTCGTGGGAGTAACAATGGTCTAGGTATCCGTCAAGTTGTATCAAGGTGCAGCTTATATGAACATTTGCAAAGTTAACGAATTAAAAATCGCTTAGGAATAAGAGGAATTCTAATAGGTGACCAGTGTTAGCCAAGCATATTCGTGCTCAAGCCTAGACCGTATTATTGGATCTCCCCTACAGTATTCGTCTTCCGCAACACGATGCCGTCGGAGCGGCCCCGCCGTTACAATTGTCTGTCCAAATTCGGTTAGTACTCCGCCGGTCCCGTCGGCCTTTTATCAAGGCAATCGAAGGGTACAGGTGGTATCGCGGGTTCTTTGGTGTTCCGGTCACAGTAATTCGTCATCGCGAATATCCACTAAGAGCTTACTGGCTTACTCGACGTTATTTCAGGGACGCACCGCACTATCTACCTGGGACCTACGCCTGCCTCACGTAAGAGATAGAGACCCAAGCTAATGATAGATCTTCATATGCTGATGTTTTCTAGGGCTAGCGGTCTTATTCTTATCACGATCACGGTACTTGTCCTCTACTTTGTAAGACAGAACGCCCCGACGGAGGAGGGCAAGACTATCTTCACGTACACTAGCATAATTACCTCCACCAAGCACAACATGCAACTCATCTACACAGTACTGTTTTCCCATCGCTTATTCCGGCGTAGGGTTGCTATCAATCCTGACTCGATCGGTTACAAAGAGTGGTGAATTGGGTGTAGACAGGTTTCTCCGATAAAATATATTGTCTTTATAACAAAAATACGTCAACTTTCACCTGCGCTGACACATGCCAGCCAGGTGAGTTGTTATATTCGGTCGCCGTAAATCAgttcttgctgaagtccCAGCTTGCGTTATAAGACTTTTGAAGTGCAACTAGATCAACGTCGTGCTTTTGTCGCTGGCCTCCCTTGCCAAGATGCTGAGCGTTAATCTGGAGCAAAAGCCTCGAGGTCGAACCCTCTTCTATCTCTGCCAACTCTGGAAAAGCTTCGTCAAACTTAGCAGTGATCTCTTCTGGCGTAAAGTTATCCCTCGGTTTCGACTCGATCTCCTTCTGAAAGAAGCGAACGTACGCTCGTGTGTGGTCCGTATCCTTACTTCCATTGAAACCTTCTTGGTCACTGAGTGCATGTCCTGGAATAATTCTCTCTGCACCGAGAGAGTCGATTAGTCGCAAAGAGTCGAGCCATGCTTCCGTCATTGACGGGTCATCAAGATCAGCGAGCCACATATGCATTCCATGGCCGTATACGACATCGCCGGCAATCAATGTTTTGATAGAGGGGATCCAGAACATGGTCTGCTCAGGGCTATCTCCGTTGACGGGCCCAAGAAGATGGACAATATCGTCCCCTGGAAGCGAAAAGAAGGTCGGCGGGAAAGCCTTGGGGATTCTTGGCGAGTTGGCAATGTTTTCACCACCTAGTGCCGACTTCCAGAATGCAGTCTATTTCCATGTTAGCTAGTCAATTGTTTGGTCTGAGCAATTACACACTTTGCCCTCGATGATGTCATCGATCAAAGCCACTGTCTTCTCGGTAGCATATAAGTCGGCTTCAGGAAAGCTCTCCAAGATAATGTGAGCGGCGAGATAATGATCTGGATGGAAATGTGTGGCA
This genomic interval carries:
- a CDS encoding beta-lactamase-like protein, which encodes MTRCCGALQSEEHKACLWGCIVTARDVCDYLWHLNVETRTFLYNSDKQTMAPTRLRVETRISHGIAQDMVSSLIVGSQAAVLVDVPLTIPQAKELVPWIRSNASVPLVAIFATHFHPDHYLAAHIILESFPEADLYATEKTVALIDDIIEGKTAFWKSALGGENIANSPRIPKAFPPTFFSLPGDDIVHLLGPVNGDSPEQTMFWIPSIKTLIAGDVVYGHGMHMWLADLDDPSMTEAWLDSLRLIDSLGAERIIPGHALSDQEGFNGSKDTDHTRAYVRFFQKEIESKPRDNFTPEEITAKFDEAFPELAEIEEGSTSRLLLQINAQHLGKGGQRQKHDVDLVALQKSYNASWDFSKN